The following proteins are co-located in the Agromyces laixinhei genome:
- a CDS encoding ATP-dependent Clp protease ATP-binding subunit — MQGAPSTQEEEQKSALEQYGVNLTEIAKAGKLDPVIGRDSEIRRVSQVLTRRTKNNPVLIGEPGVGKTAVVEGLAQRIVAGDVAESLKGKQLISLDISALVAGAMYRGQFEERLKAVLKEINDAEGQIITFVDELHLLMGAGGGEGSVAASNMLKPMLARGELRLIGATTLNEYREYIEKDAALERRFQQVYVGEPSVEDTIAILRGLKGRYEAHHGVTISDAALVAAASLSNRYISARQLPDKAIDLVDEAMSRLKMEIDSSPVEIDQLKRQVDRLRLEELALKKEKDDASKERLGKLRETLVEQERELAGLEERWARERMSLNRVGELKKQLDEAMTQRDRAMREADYATASKLEYETIARLQRDVVEAERAEQAPDEPRMVNEQVTEEDIAQVIAAWTGIPVGRLLQGETEKLLHLEQELGKRLIGQKRAVAAVADSVRRSRAGISDPNRPTGSFLFLGPTGVGKTELAKALAEFLFDDEHAMVRIDMSEYGEKFSVSRLVGAPPGYVGYDQGGQLTEAVRRRPYSVILFDEVEKAHPEVFDVLLQVLDDGRLTDGQGRTVDFRNTILILTSNLGSQYLIDPSLSWDEKQQAVLAAVRQSFKPEFVNRLDDIVVFSALNEEELGEIVNLYIDRLGVRLHERRLQLGVTPDARAWLAERGYDPLYGARPLRRLMQHEIDDRLARALLTGEVRDGDTVVVGLEGDGESLSVARAEVPVGGGAASGSDDVIDAEIIE, encoded by the coding sequence ATGCAGGGTGCGCCGAGCACGCAAGAGGAAGAGCAGAAGTCGGCGCTCGAACAGTACGGCGTCAACCTCACCGAGATCGCGAAGGCGGGCAAGCTCGACCCCGTCATCGGGCGTGACTCCGAGATCCGCCGCGTCAGCCAGGTGCTCACGAGGCGCACGAAGAACAACCCCGTGCTCATCGGCGAACCCGGCGTCGGCAAGACCGCCGTCGTCGAGGGGCTCGCCCAGCGCATCGTCGCGGGCGACGTCGCCGAGTCGCTGAAGGGCAAGCAGCTCATCTCGCTCGACATTTCGGCGCTCGTCGCGGGTGCGATGTACCGCGGCCAGTTCGAGGAGCGGCTGAAGGCCGTGCTGAAGGAGATCAACGACGCCGAGGGTCAGATCATCACCTTCGTCGACGAACTGCACCTGCTCATGGGTGCGGGTGGCGGCGAGGGCTCCGTCGCGGCCTCCAACATGCTGAAGCCCATGCTCGCCCGCGGCGAGCTGCGGCTCATCGGCGCGACCACGCTCAACGAGTATCGCGAATACATCGAGAAGGATGCCGCGCTCGAACGCCGATTCCAGCAGGTGTACGTCGGCGAGCCGAGCGTCGAAGACACGATCGCGATCCTGCGCGGACTCAAGGGCCGCTACGAGGCGCACCACGGGGTCACGATCTCCGACGCCGCGCTCGTCGCCGCGGCATCCCTGTCGAATCGCTACATCTCGGCCCGCCAATTGCCGGACAAGGCGATCGACCTCGTCGACGAAGCCATGTCGCGCCTCAAGATGGAGATCGACTCTTCGCCGGTGGAGATCGACCAGCTGAAGCGTCAGGTCGACCGCTTGCGGCTCGAGGAGCTCGCCCTCAAGAAGGAGAAGGACGACGCGTCGAAGGAGCGGCTCGGAAAGCTGCGCGAGACGCTCGTCGAGCAGGAGCGCGAGCTCGCCGGTCTCGAGGAGCGCTGGGCGCGCGAACGGATGTCGCTGAACCGCGTCGGCGAGCTGAAGAAGCAGCTCGACGAAGCGATGACGCAGCGTGACCGCGCCATGCGCGAGGCCGACTACGCGACGGCGTCGAAACTCGAGTACGAGACGATCGCTCGGCTGCAGCGCGACGTCGTCGAGGCGGAGCGGGCAGAGCAGGCCCCCGATGAGCCGCGCATGGTCAACGAGCAGGTCACCGAGGAGGACATCGCGCAGGTGATCGCCGCCTGGACCGGCATCCCCGTCGGCAGGCTCCTGCAGGGCGAGACCGAGAAGCTGCTGCACCTCGAGCAGGAACTCGGAAAGCGACTCATCGGCCAGAAGCGCGCCGTCGCGGCGGTCGCCGACTCGGTGCGCCGCTCGCGCGCCGGCATCAGCGACCCCAACCGGCCGACCGGGTCCTTCCTCTTCCTCGGCCCGACGGGCGTCGGCAAGACCGAACTTGCGAAGGCCCTCGCCGAGTTCCTCTTCGACGACGAGCACGCCATGGTGCGCATCGACATGTCGGAGTACGGCGAGAAGTTCTCGGTCTCCCGCCTCGTCGGCGCGCCCCCCGGGTATGTGGGATACGACCAGGGCGGTCAGCTCACCGAGGCCGTGCGTCGTCGCCCGTACTCCGTCATTCTCTTCGACGAGGTCGAGAAGGCGCACCCCGAGGTGTTCGACGTGCTGCTGCAGGTGCTCGACGACGGGCGTCTCACCGACGGCCAGGGTCGCACCGTCGACTTCCGCAACACGATCCTGATCCTCACGTCGAACCTCGGTTCGCAGTACCTGATCGATCCATCGCTCAGCTGGGACGAGAAGCAGCAGGCCGTGCTCGCGGCCGTGCGGCAGTCGTTCAAGCCCGAGTTCGTGAACCGGCTCGACGACATCGTCGTGTTCTCCGCGCTCAACGAGGAGGAACTCGGCGAGATCGTGAACCTCTACATCGACCGGCTCGGGGTGCGGCTGCACGAGCGGCGGCTGCAGCTCGGGGTCACCCCCGACGCTCGGGCGTGGCTCGCCGAACGCGGCTACGACCCGCTGTACGGAGCCCGGCCGCTGCGCCGCCTCATGCAGCACGAGATCGACGACCGGCTCGCCCGGGCGCTGCTCACCGGAGAGGTGCGCGACGGCGACACCGTCGTGGTCGGGCTCGAGGGCGACGGCGAGTCGCTCTCGGTCGCTCGCGCCGAGGTGCCGGTCGGAGGCGGGGCCGCGTCTGGCTCCGACGACGTCATCGACGCCGAGATCATCGAGTAG
- a CDS encoding Fic family protein, translating into MNKKYELPPVDFSSELVRYAFEIERLRGNLGSGTTPARTLTELHALFRVVMSVISARIEGNRTTVYDALSDLPAVGSAAPQTSDSLREISNILDGIDFIDTIDPSQPLTHVFVRELHRIAANGLRREGDRTPGEYRANEVSISDSAHSPPSPVYVHADMSELLDFANRSMPPHEQMLHAAIAHHRFVWIHPFTNGNGRVSRLFTYAMLRRNGFDSVPGYRAVNPTAVFGNDRDGYYAALEAADDLSAAGTVAWCEFFVRGLHVDLERLVQMQDFSFVMDKLIDPAIDRLTASGAATAYEGAALKIAARREVVKARDLEPALPGSPSQRSVAIRSLVKRGLLVHDERGQRFYRVSLARAPLGQFVIRQLDDLGYLPRILKEDDRTEDR; encoded by the coding sequence GTGAACAAGAAGTACGAACTGCCACCAGTCGATTTCAGCTCGGAGCTCGTGCGGTACGCATTCGAGATCGAACGGCTCCGCGGCAATCTCGGCAGCGGGACGACTCCGGCAAGAACCCTGACGGAGCTCCATGCCTTGTTCCGTGTCGTCATGAGTGTGATCTCTGCGCGTATCGAAGGCAACCGCACCACGGTATATGACGCATTGAGCGATCTCCCAGCCGTTGGATCGGCGGCACCACAGACGTCAGATTCGCTTCGTGAGATCTCCAACATCCTCGACGGCATCGACTTCATCGACACGATCGATCCGTCTCAACCGTTGACTCATGTCTTCGTCCGTGAACTCCATCGGATCGCCGCGAACGGGCTGCGTCGCGAGGGAGACCGGACTCCGGGCGAGTATCGCGCCAATGAAGTGTCGATCAGCGACTCAGCCCATTCGCCGCCATCGCCTGTGTATGTTCACGCCGACATGTCAGAGCTCCTCGACTTCGCGAATCGCAGCATGCCTCCGCACGAGCAGATGCTCCACGCGGCGATCGCACATCACCGGTTCGTCTGGATCCATCCGTTCACGAACGGCAACGGCCGCGTGTCGCGCCTGTTCACCTACGCGATGTTGCGGCGCAACGGGTTCGACTCGGTTCCCGGGTACCGTGCTGTGAATCCCACCGCGGTGTTCGGCAATGATCGCGACGGCTACTACGCGGCGCTGGAGGCCGCCGATGATCTTTCGGCAGCAGGAACCGTGGCTTGGTGCGAGTTCTTCGTACGCGGCCTGCACGTCGATCTCGAACGCCTGGTGCAGATGCAGGACTTCTCATTCGTCATGGACAAACTGATCGACCCTGCGATCGACCGGCTGACTGCCAGTGGCGCCGCGACCGCATACGAAGGCGCAGCCCTCAAGATCGCGGCGCGCCGCGAGGTCGTGAAGGCGAGGGACCTCGAGCCGGCCTTGCCGGGAAGCCCATCGCAACGCTCGGTGGCGATCCGGTCGCTCGTGAAGCGCGGTCTGCTCGTCCACGATGAACGCGGCCAACGCTTCTACCGGGTGTCACTCGCGAGAGCACCACTGGGTCAGTTCGTCATCCGTCAACTCGACGATCTCGGATACCTGCCGCGCATCCTCAAAGAAGACGACCGCACCGAAGACCGGTAG
- a CDS encoding MFS transporter: MALLLWPLRNVHTQAEPSEESAAAGGYRKILRKPAVLWLTLLTFLAMFIGYGQMEAGFPAYARQVAEVSTRVIGFSFAVNTAVIVLLQFAVLAKISGKRRTRVMWVMAGVWACSWLILGTAGLLPDSLAAAIGVLAFMGVFAFGETLLQPTVPAIYNDLASDHNRGRYNAINSAAFQGGAIAGPIAAGMLLDHGLGAWYIAIMVAGCLGIGVLAIALERRIPAGANGVRAPEPEESTAP; this comes from the coding sequence ATGGCGCTGCTCCTCTGGCCGCTCCGCAATGTGCACACGCAGGCGGAGCCGAGCGAGGAGTCTGCAGCGGCGGGCGGGTACCGCAAGATCCTCCGCAAGCCCGCGGTGCTCTGGCTGACGCTGCTCACGTTCCTCGCCATGTTCATCGGCTACGGCCAGATGGAGGCTGGCTTCCCGGCGTACGCGCGGCAGGTGGCCGAAGTCTCGACCCGGGTCATCGGGTTCTCGTTCGCCGTGAACACCGCGGTCATCGTGCTGCTGCAGTTCGCCGTGCTCGCGAAGATCAGCGGTAAGCGGCGCACCCGGGTGATGTGGGTGATGGCCGGGGTCTGGGCCTGCTCCTGGCTCATCCTCGGCACCGCAGGGCTCCTGCCCGACTCGCTGGCGGCCGCGATCGGCGTGCTCGCCTTCATGGGCGTCTTCGCGTTCGGCGAGACGCTACTGCAGCCGACGGTTCCCGCGATCTACAACGACCTCGCCTCCGACCACAATCGCGGCCGCTACAACGCGATCAACTCTGCGGCCTTCCAGGGCGGGGCGATCGCCGGCCCGATCGCGGCGGGCATGCTGCTCGACCACGGATTGGGGGCGTGGTACATCGCGATCATGGTCGCCGGATGCCTCGGCATCGGTGTGCTCGCCATCGCCCTCGAGCGCCGCATCCCGGCGGGCGCGAACGGCGTGCGCGCCCCCGAACCCGAGGAGAGCACGGCGCCCTGA
- a CDS encoding carboxylesterase/lipase family protein, which yields MLLNLGTRTDGDLFVKTDAGVVKGVRRRGVRVWRGIPYAASTAGDRRFRPPLPPPGWDGVRDAAEYGPVAPQKRKGQFIGASPRLVRSEDCLSVNVVAPDESDTPAGGRPVMVFIHGGAYSVGSSGEYPRQGEGLVRRHGVVYVSLNYRLGALGWLDFRPYSSPRHPFECNLALRDQVAALEWVRRNIGAFGGDPGNVTLFGESAGGNSVTTLMTVPAAEGLFQRAIAQSAPVNAVYLPETAAAWAREYVGILSGLVDDDDLESESTDAAATMLRAADPMLLAEATTALTVRTPDENPGTISLAPVIDGEFLPHRPLDAFRDGLAHRVPLVIGTNDREGSLFEGRISILPSTKPRIRAIFTNTKKKARKAIKRQYPGLPERRPAADFAGDFTFWFPTVKAAERHSRYSPVYFYRFDAAPRMPRLLGLDATHGLELFALFEKFDTPVGTALTVFGGRRMFREVGRRMQLCWTSFAASGVPGSAWPRYDELERGTLVFDGVDRVELDPRREKRLAWQEFVPHV from the coding sequence GTGCTGCTGAACTTGGGAACGCGCACCGACGGCGACCTGTTCGTGAAGACCGACGCCGGTGTCGTCAAGGGTGTGCGCCGGCGGGGAGTGCGCGTGTGGCGGGGCATCCCGTATGCGGCCTCGACCGCGGGCGACCGTCGATTCCGGCCGCCGCTGCCGCCGCCCGGCTGGGACGGCGTGCGAGACGCCGCGGAGTACGGGCCGGTCGCGCCGCAGAAGCGCAAGGGCCAGTTCATCGGTGCGTCGCCGCGGCTCGTGCGCAGCGAGGACTGCCTCAGCGTCAACGTCGTCGCGCCCGACGAGTCGGATACCCCGGCCGGCGGCCGACCCGTGATGGTGTTCATCCACGGCGGCGCCTACAGCGTCGGCTCGTCGGGCGAGTACCCCCGGCAGGGCGAGGGGCTCGTGCGCCGCCACGGCGTCGTCTACGTGAGCCTCAACTACCGGCTCGGAGCGCTCGGGTGGCTCGACTTCCGGCCGTACTCGTCGCCGCGGCATCCGTTCGAGTGCAACCTGGCGCTGCGCGATCAGGTGGCCGCTCTCGAGTGGGTGCGCCGCAACATCGGCGCGTTCGGCGGCGACCCCGGTAACGTCACGCTGTTCGGCGAATCCGCCGGCGGCAACTCGGTGACGACGCTGATGACCGTGCCCGCCGCCGAGGGGCTGTTCCAGCGGGCCATCGCCCAGAGCGCGCCGGTGAACGCCGTGTACCTTCCCGAGACCGCGGCGGCCTGGGCGCGCGAGTACGTCGGCATTCTCAGCGGCCTCGTCGACGACGACGACCTCGAGAGCGAATCGACGGATGCCGCGGCCACCATGCTGCGGGCAGCGGATCCCATGCTGCTCGCCGAGGCGACCACCGCCCTCACCGTGCGCACGCCCGACGAGAACCCGGGCACGATCAGCCTCGCGCCCGTCATCGACGGCGAGTTCCTGCCGCATCGCCCGCTCGACGCGTTCCGCGACGGACTCGCGCACCGGGTGCCCCTCGTGATCGGCACCAACGACCGCGAGGGGTCGCTCTTCGAGGGGCGCATCAGCATCCTCCCGTCGACGAAGCCGCGCATCCGCGCGATCTTCACGAACACGAAGAAGAAGGCGCGCAAGGCGATCAAGCGGCAGTATCCGGGCCTGCCCGAGCGGAGGCCGGCCGCCGATTTCGCCGGTGACTTCACCTTCTGGTTCCCGACCGTGAAGGCCGCCGAGCGGCATTCACGGTACTCCCCCGTCTACTTCTATCGATTCGATGCAGCCCCCCGGATGCCGCGGCTCCTCGGTCTCGACGCGACCCACGGCCTCGAGCTCTTCGCCCTGTTCGAGAAGTTCGACACCCCGGTCGGCACCGCACTCACGGTGTTCGGCGGACGGCGGATGTTCCGTGAGGTCGGGCGGCGGATGCAGCTGTGCTGGACGTCGTTCGCGGCATCAGGCGTGCCCGGCTCCGCGTGGCCGCGCTACGACGAGCTCGAGCGCGGCACCCTGGTCTTCGACGGCGTCGATCGCGTCGAGCTCGACCCGCGCCGTGAGAAGCGACTGGCGTGGCAGGAGTTCGTGCCGCACGTGTGA
- a CDS encoding zinc-dependent alcohol dehydrogenase family protein, with protein sequence MLATVIHAPRDIRVETVPDPVLSTGGDAIVKVVAACVCGSDLWPYRGVTPTHEPHRIGHEFVGVVEAIGSDVAGVAVGDFVIAPFYVCDNTCINCRNGVSTSCLNGGWWGSDDRAGAFADGAQGERVRVPLADGTLVVVPGPVGDDEVPGLLTLADVMGTGHHAAVSAGVSAGDSVAVVGDGAVGLCAIIAAKRLGATTIIAMSRHPDRQALARRFGATHVVEARGDDGVAGVHELTGGIGADRVLECVGTKESMDQAIRSTRPGGMVGYVGVPNGGPELPVRPLFNRNVGVNGGVAPVRGYIEELLPDVRSGAIEPGLVFDLELPLARAAEAYAAMDERRATKVLLRP encoded by the coding sequence ATGCTCGCCACCGTCATCCACGCGCCCCGTGACATCCGAGTCGAGACCGTGCCCGACCCCGTGCTCTCGACCGGCGGCGACGCGATCGTGAAGGTCGTCGCCGCGTGCGTCTGCGGCTCAGACCTCTGGCCCTACCGCGGCGTGACGCCGACGCACGAGCCGCATCGCATCGGTCACGAGTTCGTCGGCGTGGTCGAGGCGATCGGGTCGGATGTCGCGGGGGTCGCCGTCGGCGACTTCGTGATCGCCCCCTTCTACGTCTGCGACAACACCTGCATCAACTGCCGCAACGGCGTGTCGACGTCGTGCCTGAACGGCGGGTGGTGGGGTTCAGACGATCGCGCCGGGGCGTTCGCCGACGGCGCGCAGGGGGAGCGCGTGCGGGTGCCGCTCGCCGACGGAACGCTCGTCGTCGTGCCCGGCCCCGTGGGCGATGACGAGGTGCCGGGGCTCCTCACGCTCGCCGACGTCATGGGCACCGGCCACCACGCCGCCGTCTCCGCAGGGGTCTCCGCGGGTGACTCGGTCGCCGTCGTGGGCGACGGCGCCGTCGGTCTCTGCGCGATCATCGCGGCGAAGCGGCTCGGCGCCACGACGATCATCGCGATGTCGCGGCATCCGGATCGCCAGGCGCTCGCCCGCCGATTCGGCGCGACCCACGTCGTCGAAGCGCGCGGCGACGACGGGGTGGCCGGGGTGCACGAGCTCACGGGCGGCATCGGGGCCGACCGGGTGCTCGAGTGCGTCGGCACGAAGGAGTCCATGGACCAGGCGATCCGATCGACCCGCCCGGGCGGCATGGTCGGTTACGTCGGGGTGCCGAACGGCGGGCCCGAACTGCCGGTGCGGCCGCTCTTCAACCGCAACGTCGGCGTGAACGGCGGCGTCGCTCCCGTGCGCGGCTATATCGAGGAACTGCTGCCCGACGTGCGGTCGGGCGCCATCGAGCCCGGGCTCGTGTTCGACCTCGAGCTTCCGCTCGCCCGGGCAGCCGAGGCGTACGCCGCGATGGATGAACGGCGCGCGACCAAGGTGCTGCTGCGTCCGTGA
- a CDS encoding nitroreductase family protein — protein sequence MTLVSEPASRRADTSAPLIGALVDRWSPRAFDPAAVIDPDVLRTVLEAARWAPSANNSQPWRFVVARRGTSAFTAAHDAMAGFNQVWADSAAALVINIAEIADADGNPHPWARYDLGQAVAHLTVQAQHEGLHTHQMGGFDAAKLHEVFALAPNLEIVSITTIGVVGDANALPEVLREREVAPRLRKPLEELVLLGE from the coding sequence ATGACGCTCGTCTCCGAACCCGCCTCCCGTCGGGCCGACACCTCCGCACCGCTCATCGGCGCCCTCGTCGATCGCTGGAGCCCACGGGCCTTCGACCCCGCAGCCGTGATCGATCCCGATGTGCTCCGCACCGTGCTCGAAGCGGCGCGCTGGGCCCCTTCGGCGAACAACTCGCAGCCGTGGCGCTTCGTCGTCGCCCGCCGCGGCACGTCCGCCTTCACCGCAGCGCATGATGCGATGGCGGGCTTCAACCAGGTCTGGGCCGACTCGGCCGCCGCCCTCGTGATCAACATCGCCGAGATCGCCGACGCCGATGGAAACCCGCACCCGTGGGCGCGCTACGACCTCGGCCAAGCGGTCGCGCACCTCACCGTGCAGGCGCAGCACGAGGGCCTGCACACCCACCAGATGGGCGGCTTCGATGCGGCGAAGCTGCACGAGGTCTTCGCGCTCGCCCCGAACCTCGAGATCGTCTCGATCACGACGATCGGCGTGGTCGGCGATGCCAACGCCCTGCCCGAGGTGCTCCGGGAGCGCGAGGTCGCGCCGAGGCTGCGCAAGCCGCTCGAGGAGCTCGTGCTGCTCGGCGAGTAG